Proteins found in one Methanothermobacter thermautotrophicus genomic segment:
- the hxlB gene encoding 6-phospho-3-hexuloisomerase, with the protein MIIKKAIRDIINNLEKIERDVDEETVENFIDILTSASSVFVLGLGRSGLVARAFAMRLMHLEINAFVVGETITPAINEGDVLIAISGSGRTSYIVNAASIARERGAGVVAVTSYPDSDLAELADLTVTIKGRTKIDGEKDYMKRQMRGNHHSRTPLGTLFEISALVFLDGIIAELMERFDKREEDLHHRHSSFD; encoded by the coding sequence ATGATAATAAAGAAGGCCATCAGGGACATAATCAATAATCTTGAGAAGATTGAGAGGGATGTTGATGAGGAAACCGTTGAGAATTTCATAGATATCCTCACCTCTGCATCCAGCGTCTTTGTCCTGGGACTTGGAAGGTCAGGCCTTGTTGCCAGGGCCTTTGCAATGAGGCTGATGCACCTTGAGATAAACGCCTTCGTGGTTGGCGAGACCATAACCCCTGCAATAAATGAGGGTGACGTCCTCATCGCGATTTCAGGTTCGGGCAGGACAAGTTACATCGTGAATGCGGCCTCCATAGCCAGGGAGAGGGGCGCAGGGGTCGTGGCGGTAACTTCATACCCTGACTCTGACCTGGCAGAGCTGGCAGATCTAACGGTGACCATAAAGGGAAGGACAAAGATTGACGGTGAGAAGGACTACATGAAGAGGCAGATGAGGGGCAATCATCACTCAAGAACACCCCTTGGAACACTCTTTGAGATATCGGCCCTGGTATTCCTGGACGGCATCATAGCTGAGCTAATGGAGAGGTTTGATAAGAGGGAGGAGGACCTGCACCATAGGCACAGCTCCTTTGATTAG
- a CDS encoding LysR family transcriptional regulator, with the protein MDMKPLPGMEINGHRFDHRFFETLRVIGETFSQRRAARILGVSPQVLNRRVLRAESLLGVKLVRSSGAGSELTPEAMEILGAYMRQIRILEGSGPPMIAAGYISSNLVEAAIEFLGLSASLFSCCDEDSFHLAERSMLDAVFLDDPLQAYRRDLDFVPIAYDHLVLVGRSVNDIRELDGSSFVGVSGSAQRLAWEVLSEAGVEFEVVREVRSPYHAYRIVRNEQGLSTFLNASQFQGSDILRAETRHVISAVKCRDGEGVHELLEFLTGEGQALVAEAGFEPLH; encoded by the coding sequence ATGGATATGAAGCCCCTCCCTGGAATGGAGATCAATGGGCACAGATTTGATCACCGGTTCTTCGAGACCCTAAGGGTGATAGGGGAGACCTTCTCACAGAGGAGGGCTGCCCGAATCCTCGGGGTGTCACCCCAGGTACTCAACAGGAGGGTGCTCAGGGCCGAGTCCCTCCTTGGTGTGAAGCTGGTGAGAAGCAGTGGGGCCGGATCAGAACTCACACCTGAGGCCATGGAGATCCTGGGGGCCTACATGCGCCAGATAAGAATACTGGAGGGATCAGGGCCTCCCATGATAGCTGCAGGCTACATATCCTCAAACCTTGTAGAGGCTGCCATTGAGTTTTTGGGATTATCAGCATCCCTATTTTCATGCTGTGATGAGGATTCATTCCATCTTGCAGAGAGGAGCATGCTTGATGCTGTATTCCTGGATGACCCCCTCCAGGCGTACCGGCGGGACCTTGATTTTGTTCCAATTGCCTATGACCACCTGGTCCTTGTTGGTAGGAGTGTTAATGATATCAGGGAACTTGATGGCTCCTCCTTCGTGGGGGTTTCCGGGTCGGCCCAGAGGCTGGCATGGGAGGTCCTCTCAGAGGCCGGTGTGGAATTTGAGGTTGTCAGGGAGGTGAGGTCCCCCTACCATGCCTACAGAATTGTCAGGAATGAGCAGGGGCTGAGCACATTCCTAAATGCTAGTCAATTCCAGGGTTCTGACATCCTTAGGGCTGAGACAAGGCACGTTATAAGCGCCGTGAAGTGCCGTGATGGTGAGGGGGTCCATGAACTGCTGGAGTTCCTCACCGGTGAGGGCCAGGCCCTGGTTGCTGAAGCAGGCTTTGAACCCCTTCACTGA
- a CDS encoding carbohydrate kinase family protein: MSEDRDLLAVGHTAFDYIIQLDEFPEPNSSTAIKRMRNLHGGAAANVALVGSMLGLRTSLVSAVGGDFEGSEYRELLESSGIDTSSMIMVPEESTPTAFVMTDSDHNQISYFYWGAARYFKCAETPEDAIRSARAVHLATGDPSFNCRCGEFARSLDKIISFDPGQDLHMYSRSQLERAVGVCDILFGNHHEIDRICSKLSVDIQGLREMGPGVVVKTYGKEGSIIYSDDVIRIDAIPREAADPTGAGDSYRAGFMRAYLQGADLETCGRFASAVASFIVEEEGTQTNIPDTGKVMKRFVEHWGYEPVI, from the coding sequence ATGAGTGAAGACAGAGACCTTCTTGCTGTTGGACATACCGCCTTCGATTACATAATACAGCTGGATGAATTCCCAGAACCCAACTCATCAACAGCCATAAAACGCATGAGGAACCTTCATGGGGGAGCAGCCGCAAATGTTGCCCTGGTGGGATCAATGCTGGGTCTTAGAACATCCCTTGTCTCCGCGGTTGGAGGCGACTTTGAGGGTTCGGAGTACAGGGAGCTCCTTGAGTCAAGTGGTATAGACACCAGTTCCATGATCATGGTGCCCGAGGAAAGCACCCCAACAGCCTTTGTGATGACCGATTCAGATCACAACCAGATAAGCTATTTCTACTGGGGCGCTGCAAGGTACTTCAAATGCGCCGAGACACCTGAGGATGCAATAAGATCTGCCCGTGCAGTGCACCTCGCAACCGGTGATCCCTCCTTCAACTGCAGGTGCGGGGAATTTGCAAGGTCCCTTGATAAGATAATAAGCTTTGACCCGGGCCAGGACCTCCACATGTACTCCCGCAGCCAGCTGGAAAGGGCAGTTGGTGTATGCGACATACTCTTCGGCAACCACCATGAAATAGATCGCATATGCAGCAAACTGTCAGTGGATATCCAGGGCCTCAGGGAGATGGGTCCCGGGGTGGTGGTTAAGACCTACGGCAAGGAGGGAAGCATCATATACTCAGATGATGTGATAAGGATAGACGCCATACCCAGGGAGGCCGCCGACCCCACAGGTGCGGGGGACTCCTACCGTGCTGGCTTCATGAGGGCCTACCTCCAAGGCGCAGACCTTGAAACATGCGGACGGTTCGCATCCGCAGTCGCATCATTCATAGTTGAGGAGGAGGGCACCCAGACAAACATCCCCGACACCGGAAAGGTCATGAAGCGCTTCGTTGAGCACTGGGGCTACGAACCGGTGATATGA
- the thiC gene encoding phosphomethylpyrimidine synthase, with protein sequence MTQMDEAKKGVITDEMKAVAEAENVTPEFVRRGVASGKIAIPSNLNREDVAAVGIGAGLRTKVNATIGTSTDIVDFEMEEKKARIAIENRADTLMELSVGGDLDEIRRRILDISPIPVGSVPVYQAAIETIREKGAAIYMDEDVMFRAIEKQAKDGIDFMAIHCSVNRETLRRLKRQGREGGLVSRGGAFVSAWMVENGLENPLYENFDYILEIAKEHDFVLSMANAMRAGAIADSTDRAQVQELIVLGELIDRAREAGVQTIVEGPGHIPLNEIKANVILQKKLCRGAPFYMLGPIVTDIGAGYDHIVSSIGAAASAAAGADFICYVTPAEHLALPYPDDVKEGVIATRIGAYVGDMVKGVHSGEKDLEMANARKKLNWEAQFDAAMCPAEARRIRDERPPEDPDTCTMCGEYCAVKIVNEWLDSADTRIFD encoded by the coding sequence ATGACTCAAATGGATGAAGCTAAAAAAGGTGTTATAACAGATGAAATGAAAGCGGTGGCGGAGGCAGAGAACGTCACCCCAGAGTTTGTGAGAAGAGGAGTTGCCAGCGGGAAAATAGCCATCCCAAGCAACCTTAACCGTGAAGATGTTGCAGCTGTCGGCATAGGCGCAGGTCTGAGGACCAAGGTCAACGCCACCATAGGAACATCCACAGACATCGTCGACTTTGAAATGGAGGAGAAGAAGGCCAGAATTGCAATTGAAAACAGGGCAGACACACTCATGGAGCTCTCAGTCGGCGGCGACCTTGATGAGATAAGGAGAAGAATCCTTGACATCTCACCCATACCCGTTGGGAGCGTGCCGGTCTATCAGGCAGCCATTGAGACCATAAGGGAGAAGGGTGCTGCCATCTACATGGACGAGGACGTCATGTTCAGGGCCATTGAGAAACAGGCAAAGGATGGTATAGACTTCATGGCCATCCACTGCAGTGTCAATAGGGAAACCCTCAGGAGGCTCAAAAGGCAGGGCCGTGAAGGCGGCCTTGTGAGCAGGGGAGGGGCCTTCGTATCAGCATGGATGGTTGAAAACGGGCTGGAAAACCCCCTCTATGAGAACTTCGATTACATACTGGAGATTGCGAAGGAGCACGACTTCGTGCTTTCAATGGCCAATGCCATGCGCGCCGGTGCCATCGCAGACTCAACCGACAGGGCCCAGGTACAGGAGCTCATAGTACTCGGTGAACTCATCGACAGGGCAAGGGAGGCCGGTGTCCAGACCATCGTTGAGGGTCCGGGCCACATACCCCTCAATGAGATAAAGGCCAATGTTATACTACAGAAGAAACTCTGCAGGGGAGCCCCATTCTACATGCTGGGACCCATAGTCACAGATATAGGTGCAGGTTATGACCACATAGTGTCATCCATAGGGGCAGCCGCATCAGCAGCTGCAGGTGCAGACTTCATATGCTATGTCACGCCGGCAGAACACCTCGCCCTCCCATACCCCGATGATGTGAAGGAGGGTGTCATAGCAACAAGGATAGGTGCCTACGTGGGTGACATGGTCAAGGGCGTCCACAGCGGAGAGAAGGACCTTGAAATGGCCAACGCCCGTAAGAAGCTCAACTGGGAGGCCCAGTTCGATGCAGCCATGTGCCCTGCTGAAGCGAGGCGCATAAGGGATGAGAGGCCCCCTGAGGACCCGGACACCTGTACAATGTGCGGGGAGTACTGCGCCGTCAAGATCGTTAACGAGTGGCTTGACAGTGCAGATACAAGGATCTTCGACTGA
- the lysS gene encoding lysine--tRNA ligase has product MKHWIERIADELKDRDVDEHVVASGTSISGSIHIGNSCDVFIASSIANSLKRDGFKSRTVWIADDHDPLRKVPYPLPESYEKYLGVPYSMIPCPEGCCESFVEHFQRPFLEALERFRIRVEHYSGARMYTEGLYNDYIRTSLERAHDIREIFNRFRDRPLRDDWLPYNPICEKCGRVNTTEAYDFDGDTVRYRCKCGFDGEMDIKSGHGKLTWRVEWAARWKILGVTCEPFGKDHAASGGSYDVSSIISEEIFEYPAPYPVPYEWITLRGEAMSKSRGVFFTPGQWLEIGPPESLNYFIFRSKPMKHKDFNPDMPFLDLMDQFDRTERIYYGLEDAASEKEEEKLRNIYRVSMIEEFDLPLRPSYRFMTVACQIAGDDPERLYDILKRNSQLPEEFMDLDLDQLTDKQLEQLNERVENVKNWLRLYAPEFVKFHVQEELPDVELSEPQMKFLHEVADLMESREMTAEELHDEMYSILRRHGLKPQKAFQAIYRVLIGKKMGPRAASFLLSLERDFVIRRLRLEA; this is encoded by the coding sequence TTGAAGCACTGGATTGAAAGGATAGCTGATGAACTTAAGGATAGGGATGTTGACGAGCACGTTGTTGCCAGTGGAACATCCATATCAGGCTCAATACATATAGGGAATTCCTGCGACGTTTTCATAGCAAGCTCCATAGCCAATTCACTCAAAAGGGACGGCTTCAAATCAAGGACCGTCTGGATAGCCGACGACCACGACCCCCTCAGAAAGGTGCCCTACCCCCTCCCAGAAAGTTATGAGAAGTACCTCGGGGTGCCCTATTCCATGATACCCTGCCCTGAGGGCTGCTGTGAGAGCTTCGTCGAACACTTCCAGAGGCCCTTCCTGGAGGCCCTTGAAAGGTTCAGGATAAGGGTCGAGCACTACTCCGGGGCCCGCATGTACACGGAGGGCCTCTACAATGATTACATAAGAACATCCCTTGAAAGGGCCCATGATATAAGGGAGATATTCAACAGGTTCAGGGACAGGCCCCTGAGGGATGACTGGCTACCCTACAACCCCATCTGTGAGAAGTGTGGCCGTGTGAACACGACGGAGGCCTATGACTTTGATGGAGATACTGTGAGGTACAGGTGTAAATGTGGCTTCGATGGGGAGATGGATATAAAATCCGGCCACGGTAAACTCACATGGAGGGTTGAGTGGGCTGCCAGGTGGAAGATCCTCGGCGTCACCTGTGAACCCTTCGGTAAGGATCATGCAGCAAGTGGAGGCTCCTATGACGTCAGCAGCATCATATCAGAGGAGATATTCGAGTACCCTGCGCCCTACCCTGTACCCTATGAGTGGATAACCCTCAGGGGGGAGGCCATGTCCAAGTCAAGGGGCGTCTTCTTCACGCCGGGCCAGTGGCTTGAGATAGGACCCCCTGAAAGCCTCAACTACTTCATATTCCGGAGCAAGCCCATGAAGCACAAGGACTTCAACCCTGACATGCCATTCCTTGACCTCATGGACCAGTTCGACAGGACAGAGAGGATCTACTATGGGCTGGAGGATGCTGCATCAGAGAAGGAGGAAGAGAAACTCAGGAACATATACCGGGTTTCGATGATAGAGGAATTCGATCTACCACTCAGGCCATCCTATCGCTTCATGACGGTCGCCTGCCAGATAGCAGGGGATGACCCTGAAAGGCTCTACGACATCCTCAAAAGGAATTCACAGCTCCCAGAGGAATTTATGGACCTTGACCTGGATCAGCTCACAGATAAACAGCTTGAACAGTTAAATGAACGTGTAGAGAACGTTAAAAACTGGTTAAGGCTTTACGCCCCTGAATTCGTCAAGTTCCATGTTCAGGAGGAGCTTCCTGATGTTGAATTATCAGAGCCCCAGATGAAATTCCTCCATGAAGTTGCGGACCTCATGGAGTCCAGGGAGATGACCGCCGAGGAACTCCACGACGAGATGTACAGCATACTCCGAAGGCATGGACTTAAACCCCAGAAGGCATTCCAGGCAATATACAGGGTCCTCATAGGTAAGAAGATGGGTCCAAGGGCAGCCTCCTTCCTCCTCTCACTTGAGAGGGACTTCGTTATAAGGAGGCTCAGACTGGAGGCCTGA
- a CDS encoding UGSC family (seleno)protein — MKIRIVEREVMNPLADTCMDEIPVNRIGDVRTVTLLDNTKPGARTILEAVESSLESLRFLWSKKPAGAPATEAQINGARQGDLCILALGDCGSCTTWVILDAIRLEGMGVPTISICSDRFREYAEKLAAAHGMPDLRIVEIEHPIAGLESEDILRKARKIIPSILEHLR; from the coding sequence ATGAAGATCAGGATAGTTGAAAGGGAGGTCATGAACCCCCTGGCGGATACCTGCATGGATGAGATTCCCGTCAACAGAATAGGTGATGTCAGGACAGTCACACTCCTCGACAACACCAAACCAGGCGCAAGGACAATACTGGAGGCTGTTGAGTCCTCTCTGGAAAGTTTAAGATTCCTGTGGTCAAAGAAACCTGCAGGTGCGCCTGCAACAGAGGCCCAGATCAATGGGGCCAGACAGGGTGACCTCTGCATACTCGCCCTGGGTGACTGTGGATCCTGCACAACCTGGGTGATCCTCGACGCAATTCGCCTGGAGGGTATGGGGGTTCCAACAATCTCCATCTGTTCAGACCGTTTCAGGGAGTATGCAGAGAAACTTGCAGCCGCCCACGGGATGCCTGACCTCCGGATAGTTGAGATAGAACACCCCATAGCTGGACTGGAGTCTGAGGATATCCTCAGAAAGGCAAGGAAGATAATTCCATCAATACTGGAACATCTGAGGTGA
- the nrdD gene encoding anaerobic ribonucleoside-triphosphate reductase: MPTKAETCVLKNNGVREKFSHEKLVKSLLNLGASLWTSENVASEVARSVYNGITTKEIKILVYDSLRKVDEELADRYLAANRLRVRTSRDKIETFDQKKIEDNLIREAGASEDVAREIATEVWRELKKLNVEYLTAPMIREVVNTKLIEHGLETLRKRYTRLGIPVYNITNLIENGSRDNANMIHNPETVHKYVADEALKQYTLLHILPSRLADAHMSGDIHIHDLEFFAARPLNCLQHDLRLFIRHGLRVDGTGDHTSVAGPPKHLETLMNHAGEIMLASQQNMSGGQAMSLWNVFVAPFAAGLPYEKIKQAVQMFIFNLNMAYAARGSQVPFTSINLEFGVPEFLEDEPAYGPRGEYAGVYGDFAEEARLLTRAFTEVLLEGDADGKPHLFPNTIYSLRRETFRGEFDEELNLVHELASKYGTAYFINMLADYRGSMANYMGCRTSLADNWTGDWEKDCFRTGNLAYITLNLPRIAYQSRDDDELFEYLDEYIDMAVEVLRIRRSQAQRCLDDYHLLPFLSQEIDGERYYRIENATMSFGFTGLNEMLEYHLGVGIQDPEANRFGLKVIEHINERAAELKKETGWRWSVLQTPAESTAHRFAMLDHEHYPEEAVLQGTEGAYYYTNSSHTPVNAEVDLVEKIRIEEKYHPLTPGGHIFNAWLGEAKPDPEALGGLTRRICRRSDIGFWAYSNALSFCLRCKTLMRGLQDSCARCGERDEVEWYDRITGYVQQVGRAKSSSGGWNRGKQQELLDRRRINL, encoded by the coding sequence ATGCCAACAAAGGCAGAAACATGTGTACTGAAAAATAATGGCGTAAGGGAAAAGTTCAGCCATGAAAAGCTTGTAAAATCCCTCCTAAACCTGGGGGCCAGTTTATGGACCTCAGAGAATGTGGCCTCAGAGGTTGCAAGGTCTGTCTACAATGGGATAACCACCAAGGAGATAAAGATCCTGGTCTACGACTCCCTCAGGAAGGTTGATGAGGAACTGGCAGATCGTTACCTTGCAGCCAACAGGCTCAGGGTGAGGACGTCAAGGGATAAGATAGAGACCTTTGATCAGAAGAAGATAGAGGACAACCTCATAAGGGAGGCAGGAGCCTCAGAGGACGTTGCAAGGGAAATCGCCACCGAGGTCTGGAGGGAGCTCAAGAAACTGAATGTGGAATACCTCACAGCCCCCATGATAAGGGAGGTTGTGAACACAAAGCTCATAGAGCACGGCCTTGAAACCCTCAGGAAGAGGTACACACGTCTCGGGATCCCGGTCTACAACATCACAAACCTCATAGAGAACGGTTCCAGGGACAACGCCAACATGATCCACAACCCTGAAACCGTCCACAAGTACGTGGCTGATGAGGCCCTCAAACAGTACACACTGCTCCACATACTCCCCTCAAGGCTCGCAGACGCCCACATGTCAGGAGACATACACATCCATGACCTTGAATTCTTCGCTGCACGGCCACTCAACTGTCTGCAGCACGATCTCCGTCTTTTCATAAGGCATGGACTGAGGGTTGACGGTACAGGTGACCATACATCTGTTGCAGGACCACCAAAGCACCTTGAAACCCTCATGAACCATGCAGGGGAGATAATGCTGGCATCCCAGCAGAACATGTCAGGCGGCCAGGCCATGAGCCTCTGGAACGTCTTCGTGGCGCCCTTCGCCGCAGGGCTGCCCTATGAGAAGATCAAACAGGCGGTCCAGATGTTCATATTCAACCTCAACATGGCCTACGCTGCAAGGGGAAGCCAGGTACCATTCACAAGCATAAACCTGGAGTTCGGGGTCCCGGAGTTCCTTGAGGATGAACCTGCCTATGGGCCCCGCGGGGAATACGCTGGCGTCTACGGTGACTTCGCTGAGGAGGCAAGGCTCCTCACAAGGGCATTCACTGAGGTCCTCCTGGAGGGTGATGCTGATGGGAAGCCCCACCTCTTCCCCAACACCATATACTCCCTCCGGAGGGAGACCTTCAGGGGCGAATTCGATGAGGAACTGAACCTGGTCCATGAACTGGCATCCAAGTACGGTACAGCCTACTTCATAAACATGCTGGCGGACTACAGGGGCAGTATGGCCAACTACATGGGTTGCCGTACGAGTCTCGCAGATAACTGGACAGGGGACTGGGAGAAGGACTGCTTCAGGACAGGGAACCTTGCCTACATAACCCTCAACCTCCCAAGGATAGCCTACCAGTCACGGGATGATGATGAACTCTTCGAGTACCTTGATGAGTACATTGACATGGCGGTGGAGGTCCTCAGGATAAGGAGGAGCCAGGCCCAGAGATGCCTAGACGACTACCACCTGCTCCCATTCCTCTCCCAGGAGATAGACGGAGAGAGGTACTACCGTATAGAGAATGCGACAATGAGCTTCGGATTCACGGGACTCAATGAGATGCTCGAGTACCACCTCGGGGTGGGTATACAGGACCCTGAAGCCAACAGATTCGGCCTGAAGGTTATAGAGCACATAAATGAACGTGCAGCTGAACTCAAGAAGGAGACAGGATGGCGGTGGAGCGTCCTCCAGACACCGGCAGAGTCCACAGCCCACAGGTTCGCAATGCTGGACCATGAGCATTACCCTGAGGAGGCGGTGCTCCAGGGCACAGAGGGTGCATACTACTACACCAACTCAAGCCACACACCCGTGAATGCAGAGGTGGACCTTGTTGAAAAGATAAGGATCGAGGAGAAGTACCACCCCCTGACACCGGGGGGGCACATATTCAATGCCTGGCTGGGTGAAGCAAAACCTGACCCTGAAGCCCTCGGGGGCCTCACAAGGAGGATCTGCAGGAGGAGTGACATAGGCTTCTGGGCGTACAGCAACGCCCTCAGCTTCTGCCTGAGGTGCAAGACCCTCATGAGGGGGCTGCAGGATTCCTGTGCACGCTGCGGTGAGAGGGATGAGGTTGAGTGGTATGACCGGATCACGGGTTACGTCCAGCAGGTTGGCCGGGCCAAGTCCTCAAGCGGGGGCTGGAACCGGGGCAAACAGCAGGAACTTCTTGATAGACGAAGAATAAACCTGTAA
- the purB gene encoding adenylosuccinate lyase produces the protein MAIHPVEFRYGTPEMKVIWEAENKLQKMLDVEAALAQAEGELGIIPEEAASEIVRKASTEFVTLERVNEIERETKHDIASLVRALAEQCEGDAGEYVHFGATSNDIVDTSNSLLLRESISVLRDKLTGLLEVLLELADENRDRVCIGRTHGQHALPTTYGMKFALWADEIHRHLERLDACSERLCVGMMTGAVGTTAALGEEGLEVHERVSEILELRPVLISNQVVQRDNHAEFIMVLANIATTLDKIALEIRNLQRTEIMEVGEKFDPEKQVGSSTMPHKMNPITAERICGIARVIRSYVVAALENNPLWHERDLTNSSSERIILPEACILTDYILKLTLDVLGNLVFYPENIKRNLEFTGGLIMAERLMAELTRRGMGRQTAYAAVRRCAIEASRTGRSLRDVVLESPEIMDYVTEEDLEEIMDPETYIGSSRRIVERVLEESEKWL, from the coding sequence ATGGCCATTCATCCAGTTGAATTCAGGTACGGGACACCTGAAATGAAGGTTATATGGGAGGCTGAAAATAAGCTCCAGAAGATGCTGGACGTTGAGGCAGCCCTGGCACAGGCAGAGGGCGAACTTGGAATCATACCCGAGGAAGCTGCCTCTGAGATAGTCAGGAAGGCCAGCACCGAGTTTGTTACCCTTGAAAGGGTTAACGAGATTGAGAGGGAGACAAAACATGATATAGCATCTCTTGTCAGGGCCCTTGCAGAGCAGTGCGAGGGTGACGCAGGGGAATATGTTCACTTCGGTGCAACATCCAATGACATCGTTGACACATCCAACTCCCTGCTTCTCAGGGAGTCAATATCGGTTCTCAGGGATAAACTCACCGGGCTGCTTGAGGTCCTCCTTGAACTGGCGGATGAAAACAGGGACAGGGTCTGCATCGGCAGGACCCATGGACAGCACGCCCTCCCGACCACCTATGGCATGAAGTTCGCCCTCTGGGCGGATGAGATTCACAGGCACCTGGAGCGCCTTGATGCATGCAGTGAGAGGCTCTGCGTCGGGATGATGACAGGAGCCGTCGGGACCACTGCGGCCCTGGGTGAGGAGGGCCTGGAGGTCCATGAGAGGGTTTCAGAGATACTGGAGCTCAGACCGGTCCTCATATCCAACCAGGTGGTCCAGAGGGACAACCATGCAGAGTTTATAATGGTCCTTGCCAATATAGCCACAACCCTCGATAAGATAGCCCTTGAAATCAGGAACCTCCAGAGAACAGAGATAATGGAGGTCGGAGAGAAATTCGATCCTGAGAAACAGGTGGGCAGCAGTACCATGCCCCATAAGATGAACCCCATAACTGCAGAGAGGATATGTGGTATTGCGCGTGTTATAAGGTCCTATGTTGTCGCCGCCCTTGAGAACAACCCGTTATGGCATGAGAGGGACCTCACGAATTCATCATCCGAGCGCATAATTCTGCCCGAGGCATGCATCCTCACCGACTACATACTGAAACTGACACTGGATGTCCTGGGCAACCTAGTGTTCTATCCAGAGAACATTAAGAGGAACCTTGAATTTACAGGGGGCCTCATAATGGCTGAGAGACTCATGGCCGAGCTAACAAGGAGGGGTATGGGTCGGCAGACAGCATATGCAGCTGTACGCAGGTGTGCCATTGAGGCCAGCAGGACGGGAAGGAGCCTGAGGGATGTGGTCCTTGAGAGCCCTGAGATCATGGATTACGTTACAGAGGAGGACCTTGAAGAGATAATGGACCCTGAGACCTACATCGGCTCATCCAGGAGGATCGTTGAGAGGGTCCTGGAGGAATCAGAGAAATGGCTTTGA
- a CDS encoding preprotein translocase subunit Sec61beta, which translates to MAKKDKKTLPPSGAGLVRYFEEETKGPKLTPEQVVVMSIILAVFCLVLRFSG; encoded by the coding sequence ATGGCAAAGAAGGATAAGAAGACACTTCCACCCAGCGGTGCAGGTCTTGTAAGGTACTTTGAAGAGGAGACGAAGGGACCGAAACTAACACCGGAACAGGTAGTTGTGATGAGCATAATACTGGCAGTCTTCTGCCTTGTACTCAGATTTTCGGGATGA